TAATAGTCGTCCAGTTAGTCAGCATTCCGCCTAACCAGCGCTGGTTGATGTAATGTGAACCACAACGAGCCGCTTCTTGAGCAATGATTCCGGCTGCTTGGCGCTTGGTGCCAACAAAAAGGAATTTCTTGCCTTGTTCTGCTTGCGATCGCATGTAGCTGTAAGCATCTTCCATCAACTGGGCTGTTTGCACCAAGTCGATGATATGTACTCCATTACGCGAAGTGTAAATGTAAGGAGACATTTTCGGGTTCCAACGTCGGGTCTGATGCCCAAAGTGAACCCCAGACTCCATCATCTGAGCCAATGAAACAACTGGCATATATTTTTAACTCCTATTCGGGTTAAACCTCCATCCGAGCGCATTTCCCTAATTGGAAACACCCGAACTCCCGGATGTGCGAGATTAGACAACCCTTCTAGCATATCACAATAAATTGGTGTTTTCCAAAGAAAAACTCTCAAATTACGTGCTTCTGCTGTTTTTTATTTCCAGGCGATGAAAGTAAGCTCAGTGTTTAAGTAAGAACACATATATGATTGATGTATAACCAACAAAAAAGTCAAAAGTTAAAATGAGCGCCTAGATTTTGTGCAAAGCTGCGTTGGAATAAAAGTAGCTATAATTACATTGTAGATATTTTAAAACAGAAAAAATACGGTTGAAATTAAAAATGATTCTTTATTGAATCGAACGTACTTATTCGTAAAGATATAGCGATTTTCAGTTGGGTGCAATACAGAACCTCACCCCGTCCGTTCCGGACACCCCTCTTTGAATTTGCAAAGAGGGGAAAGGGGTGAGGTTTTTATGTACCTCACTCAACCGAGAACCGCTATATTCTGGCTTTTAACTGTACAGACGCTCTGGTTCCTCACATCTCTACTCTTGACTTGTTCTCAAATACTAAGTAAGTCGGTAAATGAAACAACCACCATTGCCTGCAAATGAGCAGGATAGACTTAAGGCACTAGAACGATATCAAATTCTTGATACCGATCCTGAATCAGGATTCGATGATTTGACTGCTTTGGCAGCGTATATTTGCGGCACTCCGATTGCCTTAATTAGTCTAATTGATGATCGCCGGCAATGGTTTAAATCAAGAGTTGGTGTAGAAGCAACAGAAACTCCCAGAGAATTGGCATTCTGCGCTTATGCTATATGTCAGCCAGATAAAATGCTGATTGTGCCAAATGCGCTAGAAGATGAGCGTTTTGCTACCAATCCGCTGGTAACAGCCGATCCCAATATTCGATTTTATGCTGGCGCACCCCTGATTACACCTGATGGTTTTGCTCTCGGCACCCTTTGCGCTATTGACAGCGAACCACGAGAACTCGATTCAGAAAAGATTGCAGCTTTACAGGCTCTTAGTCGTCAAGTCATTAGCCAGCTAGAACTAAGAATTAATATAGCCAAATTAAAGCACAATATTAGTAAGCGAGTGCAAGTAGAACAAAATCTACGCGGTACTAATCAGCGATTAACCCAGATTTTAAATAAGTTGCGGCAAACTCAAGTCCAACTGATTCAAAGTGAAAAAATGTCCAGCTTGGGTCATTTGGTTGCTGGTATAGCTCACGAAATTAATAATCCTGTCAACTTTATTTATGGTAATCTCAGCCACGTTAATACTTACGTTAAAGACTTACTGAATCTGTTAACTCTTTATCAAAAACACTACGCAAATCCAAATGATGAAATTCAACGTAAAGCGAAAACAATAGATGTAAGTTTTTTAGTAGAAGATTTGCCGAAGATTTTATCTTCTATGAAAATCGGTACTGAGCGTATCCAAGAAATTGTTTTGTCTTTACGCAACTTTTCTCGGTTAGGTGAATCAGAAAAGAAACTTGTCGATCTGCATGAAGGAATTGAGAACACGATGTTAATTTTGCGGCATCGACTCCAGGCAACAGCAGAGCATCCTGATATTCTAATTATTAAAGAATATGGTGATATTCCCCAGGTAGAATGCTATGCATCACAACTGAATCAAGTATTTATGAACATCTTGAGCAATGCTATAGATGCTGTGGAAGAATCAGTTGTAAAAACACAAAATCTCAAACCAAAGATTAGAATTCGTACTGAAATTTCTCGCCCTAATTATGTGGTGGTAAAAATCGCTGATAATGGCGCGGGTATTCCTGAAAAAATTCAAGCACGCATATTTGACCCCTTTTTCACCAGCAAGCCAGTCGGAAAAGGTACAGGTTTAGGACTTTCAATCAGCTATCAAATTGTGGTTGATAAGCATGGCGGTACACTCAAATACAAAACAAAACCAGATAATGGCACTGAGTTTTGGATTGAAATTCCTGTTAAGTCGGTTGGGTGTTAGTTGATAATTGATAGTTGTTAATATTTTCTACTAACTAAGTAGGCGAAATTAAACCTTATTTCGTAGTGAGCGGTAAACCGCTCAGTTAAAGGGTTTTAAGCACTTCAGTGCTTACTACAAACCACTAACTAGCAACATTTTGGTGCTGAAGTTCGCTGTAAGCGGCATAAACTCCCTTAACATTATACCAATTTAGAAAAATTCGGGCTATTTCTAATGCTAATTGAGGTTTACCTAAATTAATTAGCCAGCGCAAAAAGGGCGCCATTGTGCGTTCGTTAAGTGTGCCGTTGAGTGAGAGAATTCCCCAAAGTAAGCGATGCAACCAAGTCATTTGAATCATCATTCGTACTTCCCAGGTTGGATGCTTTTGATAAAATAAAACTCCCATGCGTCCGCGTTGAATTTCTTTGTCAATTAAGCTCTTAATTTGCTCTAATTTAAATGGTGGATGCCAATGATAGCCGACTGCTTCCGGACATTTAATCAGCTTTAAACCGAGTTCTTTAAGTCTGACCCCTAGTTCTAAGTCTTCCCAACCATAGAGTTGAAAGCGGGTGTCAAATAGTCCAGATTTCTCTAACCAATGTTTGGGAATGGCAACGTTACCTGTAGCAAAAAATGCAGCGGAAAAATCGGTGATTTTATAAGGTTCGGCGGTGGGGTTGTCAAAATTGCAAGTGTTAATTACTGCACCGTAGGTAAAGAAGCGATCGCTTCCTAATTTCTCTTGCCCTTCTATCAATGCAGTCTGATGAGCTTGCAAAAAATTCTCAAGTACTACTAAATCACTATCAATAAAAATAATTATGTCGCCTTTTGCCTTTTCTACTCCTAAATTGCGAGCAGCAGCAGGTCCAGCGTGGTTTTGTTGAAAAACTCGCACATGAGGAAACTCGCTTTGGTTTGCTTCCAACCATGACAATGTGCCATCAGTAGAACCATCATCCACCAAGACAACTTCGTAACCTTGTACAGACGCGACATGTCGCGTCTCTACATCACTCAGTTTCTGCACTTCTAAGGCTTTAAGGCACTTTTCTAAAATCGGCTGGCGATTGTAAGTTGGAATAACAACACTAAAAAACACAAGTAAACCCACAATACTATGTATCCATCTCCAGGATAGGACATCAGCGGCTCTGAGACTGTTCCTTATTCGATGTGTGGATTTTTAACTGAACCCCATAACAGATAATTAATAGCACTCGTTACCCGACGACTAAAGTTACCCATATCTTCTAAAACTCCCGCTAGTTCACCTGCACAGGCAGTTTCCATAGATGCACGAATCAAAGGCGCCGCATTAGGCAAGATTTGGACTTGCCCATGAAGGATGAGTACAGCAAGTTTATTGCCAAACTTTTGAGTGCAGATTAATGGCACGGCAGTATCGCTGCTTTGCGATCGCGATCGTCCTCGACCTACCAGAAGAATTATGCCACCAACCTAACCAACTCCGTAGCGATGCCTACGGGGGTAAACTACGCTAGTGGGATAACGGTTCGATGATAATTTTACCGCTTCGTTGCTATCCCGCCTCAGAATGAATTCTGAGGCTAATAGCTCAAGTCTACTAAAGTAGACTCAAATCATTTATCAGTCGTCTTTAGACGACTTGGGCTGTTAGCCTGGGATTTAAATCCCAGGTGGGATAACGGTTCGACGATAATTTTATTATTTACAATCCGGTGGGTAACGCCGATCGCTTTCGCAGGGTGAGGGGTAACGAGGATTAACCGAATGTATTTTTATTCCGGTGCCGGCGCAGCAGTAAACCTGTACCAATTACACCTATACCGACTAAAGTTGTCGTGGCTGTTGGTTCCGGAACTTTCTTAGGAGTTTGCACAAAGAATTTCAACGTTGCCTCACCTACGACAGGAGTTCCTGGAGGAGCAGTAGGATCGAGTTTGTCTTGTTGGGTAAAGGTTATTTTGCCGCTTGCTTTATCAAATATGCCAGTTCCCCCAGTTAAAGTTATGGTTCCACCACCCATTACTGTGTTATTGGCAAAGTTAATTGTAGCCATGTCGTTTGCCGTGCCAAACACTTTATTAGGATTATTGCCAGTGTTGAAATACACGTCTCCTAATATAGTTTGGTCTTTTAAGCCAAACGCGGCTGGATCTGCGTTAAATTGAAACTTTTGGGTAGTGTCAGTAGCTTCTACTAACTTTCCATAAGTATTACTTTCAAAGTTAGTCAACCCGTAAAGAGCATCTTTACTTTCACCTGTGATGGTTGCTCTGAATATACCCTCACCTAAGTCCGTTCTGGGTTGAAGCGAAAATAATGTTTTGTATGTTACATCAAAATTATTAGTAGTCTGGGCGATCGCGCTTCTTACATTTGACCCTAAGCCGACTATAGTTAAGGCTACTGGAATAAGCCATGCAATACGTGAACGAAGCATAATTTACCTGAGTTTAGATTAACATATACTGAGTAATAATCTTAACAGGTAAAGATTGATGAATAGAATGCCTAAATTAAATATAGTTATGATTTATTTTTAGTAAAATCCAAGTACTATTACCTAAAGGATTTAATAAACCCTTACACATGCGCTCGTTGTGAGCTTATCAGCTTGCCGGAAGAATGATTATTCTTATAAGCATTCTCAATGTGATGAAATAACTATATTTTTGAGTGCAAATTAGTTAGATAATATTGACTCATTATTTTGTTGTGCTATCAGGAGTTTTGAATGGGTCGCGCCAAAAAGGTTGTTCTGGCATATTCTGGCGGAGTAGATACCTCAGTTTGCATTCCCTACCTCATGCATGAGTGGGGTGTGGAAGAAGTGATTACGCTAGCAGCAGATTTAGGTCAGGGGGATGAATTAGAGCCAGTTCGAGAAAAAGCTTTAAAATCGGGTGCAAGTCAATCTTTGGTGGCTGATGTCAAAGATAGATTTGTCAAAGATTACGCTTTTGGAGCAATTCAAGCAAACGCCCTTTATGAAAATCGCTATCCTTTAGGAACTGCGCTTGCGCGTCCGCTGATTGCTAAGATATTAGTAGAAGCCGCAGAAAAATACGGTGCAGATGCGATCGCTCACGGTTGCACTGGTAAAGGTAACGATCAGGTACGCTTTGATGTATCCTGTGCTGCACTCAACCCCAATTTAAAGATACTTGCACCAGCGCGGGAATGGGGAATGAGTCGTGAAGAAACCATCGCTTATGGCGAACGCTTTGGTATTTCTTCACCGGTGAAAAAGAAATCCCCTTACAGTATTGATAAAAATTTGCTCGGTCGCAGCATAGAAGCTGGTGTTCTGGAAGATCCGGCAGTTGAACCACCAGAAGAAATTTATGAAATGACCAAAGCGATCGCCGACACGCCAAACGAACCAGAATACATTGAAATAGGTTTCACTCAAGGCATTCCTACCAGCCTCAACGGTGAAGCTAAAGACCCAGTTGCCTTAATTGAACAACTCAACAATGCAGCTGGAAACCACGGCATCGGGCGGATTGATATGATAGAAAACCGCTTGGTGGGTATTAAATCGCGGGAAATCTACGAATCACCCGCAATGTTAGTATTAATTCAAGCACACCGAGATTTAGAAAGCCTGACTTTAACCGCAGATATTACCCACTACAAGCGCGGTATTGAAGAAACTTATACCCAAATGGTTTACAACGGTTTGTGGTATAGTCCGCTCAAAGCTGCATTGGATGCCTTTATTCAAAAGACTCAAGAGCGAGTTTCGGGAACTGTGCGAGTAAAACTGTTTAAAGGTAACGCCACGATAGTTGGACGTACTTCTCTTAATACTCTTTACACACCAGATTTGGCAACCTACGGAGCCGAAGATCAATTCGATCATAAAGCAGCTGAAGGCTTTATTTACGTTTGGGGACTACCAACACGTATTTGGGCACAGCAGGGAAGAAGTTAAAAGTTAGGAGTTAGTAGGGCGGGATTTCCCCGCCTTGATTAGTAAGTAGTTGTTAGGAGTATTTTTTGACAACCAACAACCACAACGCTCCTACGCTCCAACGCTCTAACCAATAAAGTTGATACCCTTAACAGTAGGAGCGTGAAAAACACCGCCTACTGCTATGAAACGATCGCTTGCACAACAAATTACAATCGGGCTGGGGTTAGCATTGGCGCTGTTAGTCGCCAATACTGTGGTATCTTATCGCAATACCTTGAAGCTGATTGAAAATCAGCGATCGGTGACTCATACCCAAAAAGTTTTAACTCAATTAGAAGCGACTCTCTCAACTTTAAAAGATGCCGAAACCGGACAACGCGGCTATTTGATTACCGGAGAGGAACGGTATCTGCAACCTTATGGAAGTGCTGTCTCCAAAATTTATCGCCAAATCAATTCTCTCAAACAATTGACGGCAGATAATCCCAGTCAGCAACAACGTGTCTCTGCTTTAGAGAGTGCGATCGCTTTAAAATTAACTGAACTGGCACAAACCGTCAAACTACGGCAAGAACAGGGTTTTGATGCAGCGCTACAGGTTGTAAAGAGCGATCGCGGCAAGCAAGTCATGGATAATATTCGGGCTTCTATTGCTGAAATGGAGAATATCGAAAATCAACTCTTGCAGCAACGCACTAAAGAATCACAAGCAAAGCTTCAAGAAACTTTACTCACTTTTTCCATTGCCACTGCGATCAATTTGGCGCTCCTCGCTTTAGTCTACTTTTTATTCCGGCTGAACCATCGACAAAGCAAACAGGAAGAAGAAAGACTGCGCCAAAATAATGCTAGGCTAACTTTAGCACTGGATGCCGGCAAAATGGGTTCTTGGGATTGGAATCTTGCCACTAATGAAGTATTGTGGACAGCTTATCACGAAATTATCTTTGGTTACGAGCCAGGTAAGCCCAACCGCAGCTACAAAGAATGGGCAGACCGCGTTCATCCTGAAGATTTACCACAAGTTGAAGCGCTTGTGCAAGCATCGATAAAAGATGCCCAAGATTTCCACGCTGAATATCGCGTTGTTTGGGCTGATAATAGTTTGCATTGGGTGACAGCATTTGCCAGATTTCAGTGTAACGCGGAAAATCGCCCGATTCGCATGGTAGGTATGCTCAATGATATTACTGAGCGCAAGCAAGCAGAAGCCAAAATTATACAACTGAATGAAACTTTAGAACAGCGGGTATTAGAGCGCACCGCCCAATTAGAAGAAGCCAACGAAGAATTACAAGCCTTTGCCTATTCAGTTTCTCACGATCTCCGCGCTCCTCTGCGAGCAATGCAGGGATTTGCCGAAGCTTTGCTGGAAGACTACGAAGATATCTTAGATGAACTTGGCAAAGAGTACGCTACACGAATTGTTACTTCGGCACAGCGCTTAGAAAATTTGATACAAGATTTACTTGCTTACAGCCGCCTCAGCCGCTCTGACTTGCAATTAAAGGTGATTGATTTAACAAGTATTATGTCAGAGGTAATGACCCAAATAGAAGCTGACTTGAAGCAAACTAAAGCGCAGGTAAATATACAATCACCATTACCACAAGTAATTGGTCATCGCCCAACTTTAGTGCAAATTATCGCCAATTTGCTCACAAATGCGATGAAATTTGTTGATAACGGTGTGCAACCACAAATCAAAGTTTGGGCAGAAATGCGCGGAGAATGTGTGCGCCTGTGGGTGGAAGATAATGGTATTGGCATTTCCCCAGAACACCAAAAACGGATTTTTCGGGTTTTTGAGCGTTTGCATGGAATGGAAACTTATCCTGGTACGGGAATTGGTTTGGCGATCGTTCGCAAAGGTATCGATCGCATGAGAGGATCGCAAGGAGTAGAATCGCAACTTGGACAAGGAAGCCGTTTTTGGATTGAATTAACAAGAGGGGACTAGGGACAGGAAAAACCCGATCGCATGTTCTCAATTACCAGTCGCCAATAATTAATTCTCAGTTTTCATAAAAATACAACGAATGTCCACACGCACTATTTTACTAGTAGAAGATGACCCTAACGACATTCTTCTTACCCAACGCGCTTTCCGTAAAGCGAATTTAGCTGATGCTTCATTGCAAATCGTTACTGACGGAGATAGTGCGGTTTTTTACCTTAGCGGTGAAGGTAAATATAGCGATCGCGATCGTTATCCTTTGCCCGTGCTAATCTTATTAGATTTGAAATTACCCAGGCGATCGGGTCACGAAATTTTAGCATGGCTGCGGCAGCAACCAGAAATTAAGCGTTTGCCTGTGATTATGTTGACTTCTTCTAAAGAAAACATGGATATTAATCAAGCTTACGATTTAGGCGCTAATTCTTATTTAGTTAAACCTGTTGGTCTTACAGCTTTAGTAGAAGTAGTACAAACGCTTAATCTGTATTGGTTGCTGCTCAATGAACAGCCAGAAATTCGCATATTTTAAGCTTAATTAAGTAGAAAGGCACAAAAAAACCGAAGTATGTAACGAAAAGTAAAGTTGTCCAAAAACCTCTTCCCTTCAGCATAGCTGCCCTCAGCATAGCTGCCTTGTCATAACGACAATTTTTAACGCCAACCTACTTATAATGTTACATTTTCTTTTAATTGATGATGACCAGAACGATCGCATTCTCACCACCCGTGAGCTAAACCGAGAATTTACCGACCTCCGCATCACAGAAATTGCCAAAGAGTCGGATTTAGAACCAGTACTAGCCAGTAACCGTTTTGACCTAGTAATTACAGATTACCAACTGCGCTGGAGTACTGGTCTTGTTATTCTGAAAAAAATTAAATCCCGCTATCCCGACTGCCCGGTAATTATGTTTACCAATACTGGCAGCGAAGAAATAGCCGTAGAAGCCATGAAAGCTGGTTTGGACGATTATATAATCAAATCACCCAGACACTACATCCGTTTAGTTGTTGCCGTGCGTTCAACTTTAGAACGATTTGCTGCAAAGCGACAGATAGCACGTTTAGAAAATCGTCTTCAGTTTCTCCTCAATCAATTAAACGTTGGCGTATTTCGTGCTTCTTTAGAAGGTCGTCTTCTAGAAAGCAATAATGCATTTTTACGTCTTGTGGGGCTAAGTTCATCATCCGTAGAACAAAACATAAATTTACGTCGGTTTTTCTCGGTTTCACACATCCCCACTGCTTTACAAAACCAGTCGAGTGAAATTCAGTTACCTGAAATAGATGGTCAAGTAAAATGGATTTTACTAACTCAAACTTTAAATTCTACCGAAGATGAGGATTATATCTACGGAATAGTAGAAGATATTACCGAGCGCAAACAAACTGAAACTCTTCTACTTCAACTAAATGAAAGTTTAGAAATTCGAGTTAGAGAACGCACTGCCGAATTAGAAGAAGTCAACGCTTCACTTAAAGAATTTGCTTACTCAGTCTCTCACGATTTGCGTGCGCCTTTGCGTAGCATCCAAGGTTTTGCACAGGTATTGCAAGAAGACTACACCAACGAACTCGATGCAACTGGAATAGGCTATTTACAGCGTATACAGTCTGCAACAAAACAGTTAGACAGATTAATTCAAGATTTGCTGCAATACAGTCAAATCAGCCGTGCTAAATTACAACTGGAGCCAGTGAATCTGAGTGCCGTTATCGCCGAAGCTTTATCTCAACTAAATGCAGAACTGAGACAGACAAATGGTCAGGTAACTGTAGTCGAGTCATTGCCCGTTGTCTGGGGAAATCATAGTGTATTGCTCCAAGTTATGGTAAATTTAGTATTAAATGCCATAAAATTTATAGACTCAACCATACAGCCGCAAGTACGAATATGGGCAGAAACACAAGGAAAATTTGTGCGCCTTTGGGTACAAGATAACGGCATCGGTATTCCGCCTGAAAAGCACAAGCAAATATTTAGAGTTTTTGAGCGACTGCACGGTGAAGAAACTTACCCAGGTACTGGTGTTGGTTTAGCAATTGTCCGTAAAGCAGTAGAGCGAATGGGTGGCAAAGTAGGAGTAGAATCGCAGGTCGATCGCGGAAGCCGTTTTTGGGTGGATTTACAGCATTAGAAAATCCAGCATCGGGCACCGTCCAAGTGGACTGAGATCGAGATTTGGCTTTATTCCCCTAATCGAGCGTGCCCAATTTCCAATATCTTGCTTTCCGTCTTTATTTCGTGTATTAAGTAACTTGAAGCTTTATTGGTAAATTTTTAAAGACTCAAAACCTTTATCTGCCATATAATCTAATCCCTAGTCTGTAGTCTCCAGCCCAAGCGCCTTTATGCTACGTATTCTTTTGATTGATGACAATCCAGACGATCGCATTTTGGCGACACGGGAACTGCACGCCGAGTTTTCCGAAGTTGAAGTTACCTCAATTATTGATGCCAAGGGTCTTGACGAAGCGCTCGAAATATGCAATTTCGATTTAATTATTACCGATTATCAACTGCGCTGGACTGATGGTTTAACAGTTGTGAATGCTGTTAAAGCTAAGTATCCAGACATGCCAGTAATTATGTTTACCGATAGCGGTAGCGAAGAAGTTGCTGTAAAGGGGATGAAGTCTGGATTGAGTGATTACGTCCTCAAGGGTAGACCGATTAGGCGTTTGGCGATCGCTGTGCGCGAAAGTCTGGAAAAGCAACGAATACGTCAAGAATATGCAGCGGCTTTAGAACAATTGCAACTCAGTGAGGAACGCTTTAGATTAGCTCTAGACTCAGCCAAACTCGGTAGCTGGGACTGGAATATGCTAACAAATGAAATTGTCTGGTCTGAGAATCACGAACTATTATTTGGTTTAGCTCCCGGTAGCTTTTTGGGAACTTATGAAGCATTTATCGCTTGCGTTCACCCAGATGACAGAGAACTAATTGCCGAATCTATCACTCGTGCTTTAGAAACCAAAACAGACTATAACCAAGAGCATCGCGTCATTTGGGCTGATGGCAGCATCCATTGGATTGCAGGCAGAGGTAAGTTTTTTTACGACAAAAGTGGTAAACCTACGCGGATGAGCGGGGTAGTGTTGGATATTAGCGAACGCAAGCAGCGAGAGTTAGAATTAGAGCAAGAAAACCGAATGAAAGATGAGTTTTTGGCGATTGTATCCCACGAACTCCGCACTCCTTTAAACGCCATTTTAGGTTGGACACAACTGCTACGCACTCGCGACTTTGACGAAGAAACCAAAAATCGCAGCTTGGAAATTATAGCCCGCAATGCCAACCAGCAAAACCAGTTAATTAACGACATTCTCGATACCTCTCGCTTGATGCGAGGAAAAATGCAACTGGAAAAGTCACCCGTCGATTTGGCAAATGTGATTGAAAATACACTCAATACCGTAGAATTGACGGCTCAAGCCAAATCCCTAAAGCTAATATCTATACTTAATGGCTCAGTCGGGCAAGTTATGGGCGATCAAAATCGCTTGCAGCAAATTGTCTGGAACTTACTTTATAACGCCATCAAGTTTACACCGCCCGAAGGAACGATAGAAATTCGATTGTCGCAAGTAGAGGACAAGGGGATAAACAGACAAGGGGATAAACAGACAAGGGGACAAACAGACAAGGGGACAATTCTTTCTCCCCCAACGGGAGAGCCAGTCGCCTCAAACGCCTCCACCCCCGCACGGCGCTGGACTCACCATCCCCCCCTCTCCCCATTGCCCCCAACCCCACTTGGTGGGGACGCATGTGCCCCCCCTCTCCCCCTCCCCCTCTCCCCCTCCCTCTACGCTTGCATCACTGTCAGCGATACAGGTGAAGGCATTACCTCGGACTTTCTCCCCTATATTTTTGAGCGATTTCGCCAAGCAGATAGTAAATTTTCCCACTCTCGCAATGGACTTGGTTTAGGATTAGCGATCGTTCGGCAATTAGTGGAACTTCACGGGGGAACTGTCACAGCAGAAAGTAAAGGAAAAGGACAGGGAGCAACTTTTACAGTGCTTCTGCCACTTGCGACTGTTGAACCTCAATTCAACAATGCACCAACTAACTTTGATGAAGTCTCATCTAATGCAACTCAACTTCTCAGTGGGTTGCAAGTGCTGGCTGTTGATGATGACGATGATACGCTGGAGTTGCTGTCGATGATTTTAGAAGAGGAAGGCGCCCAAGTAACAGCAGTTTCCTCAGTGAATCAAGCTTTGCAAGTCTTGGAAACACTCAAGCCAGATATACTCATCAGTGATATTGGAATGCCAGATGCCGATGGATACGATTTGATTCGTCAAATCAGGCTAAATGAGACGCTTAACGGTGAAATGCTACCTGCGATCGCTTTGACGGCTTATGGCAGAAGCGAAGATGAAAAATGGGCATTGACAGCTGGCTTTCAACTTTATCTAGCTAAACCAGTTGAGCCGATGATTTTGGTAGAAGCGATCGCTAATCTGACTGCAAACGGCGTGAAAATGGGGAATGGGTAATGGGTAATGGGGCATAGTCCCTTTGTGAAATACGTCTAGCTTCTTTTTATGCCAATTCCCAATGCCCAATGCCCAATTACCAATTACCAATTACCAATTACCTATTACCAATTACCTATTACCAATTCCCTACTCCCCACTCCCTAATTCTTTAGCTTGCCGAGCCTCCAGCCACAGTGGTATAAGTATCACTGCAACTAGAATTAGCAACGCGGCTAGAGCAAATTGACTTGCCCAAGCAACCAATTGTTCTAGGGGAACAATTTTCCCCGCAAAGAAAGCTAATGTCACCATTGCACTAGCCCAGGTAGTTGCTCCTGCTAAGTTATATAAAAAGAATTTACCAAAGGGCATTTCCGCTATACCCGCTAGTGGCGAAGCGAAAATTCGCAGTAATGCAAAAAAGCGCCCAAAAAATACAGCTTTTCCAGCATTTTCACTAAATTTATCTTTAATATTCAGTAACCGCTTTTCGGAAATGCGAAAAATGCTACCAGCTCGCAGCAAAAAAGACCAACCGCCAAATCTACCAATCCAATAGCCGCAGATACCCCCAATCACAGCACCTGCGATCGCATCACCCAAAACCAGCCAATAATTCAATTCATTACTGCCAGCAAGAAACCCACCTACTAAAGTCACGGTTTCACCAGGAAGGGGAATTCCTAAATTTTCTAATAAAATTCCCAAAAAAACAGCCCAATAACCATACTGGTGGGCAACTTCCTGGATGTTTTCTAGCGATATAAACTCAAGAGACATCCAGCACCGCCATATGA
Above is a genomic segment from Tolypothrix sp. NIES-4075 containing:
- a CDS encoding sensor histidine kinase is translated as MLHFLLIDDDQNDRILTTRELNREFTDLRITEIAKESDLEPVLASNRFDLVITDYQLRWSTGLVILKKIKSRYPDCPVIMFTNTGSEEIAVEAMKAGLDDYIIKSPRHYIRLVVAVRSTLERFAAKRQIARLENRLQFLLNQLNVGVFRASLEGRLLESNNAFLRLVGLSSSSVEQNINLRRFFSVSHIPTALQNQSSEIQLPEIDGQVKWILLTQTLNSTEDEDYIYGIVEDITERKQTETLLLQLNESLEIRVRERTAELEEVNASLKEFAYSVSHDLRAPLRSIQGFAQVLQEDYTNELDATGIGYLQRIQSATKQLDRLIQDLLQYSQISRAKLQLEPVNLSAVIAEALSQLNAELRQTNGQVTVVESLPVVWGNHSVLLQVMVNLVLNAIKFIDSTIQPQVRIWAETQGKFVRLWVQDNGIGIPPEKHKQIFRVFERLHGEETYPGTGVGLAIVRKAVERMGGKVGVESQVDRGSRFWVDLQH
- a CDS encoding hybrid sensor histidine kinase/response regulator, translating into MLRILLIDDNPDDRILATRELHAEFSEVEVTSIIDAKGLDEALEICNFDLIITDYQLRWTDGLTVVNAVKAKYPDMPVIMFTDSGSEEVAVKGMKSGLSDYVLKGRPIRRLAIAVRESLEKQRIRQEYAAALEQLQLSEERFRLALDSAKLGSWDWNMLTNEIVWSENHELLFGLAPGSFLGTYEAFIACVHPDDRELIAESITRALETKTDYNQEHRVIWADGSIHWIAGRGKFFYDKSGKPTRMSGVVLDISERKQRELELEQENRMKDEFLAIVSHELRTPLNAILGWTQLLRTRDFDEETKNRSLEIIARNANQQNQLINDILDTSRLMRGKMQLEKSPVDLANVIENTLNTVELTAQAKSLKLISILNGSVGQVMGDQNRLQQIVWNLLYNAIKFTPPEGTIEIRLSQVEDKGINRQGDKQTRGQTDKGTILSPPTGEPVASNASTPARRWTHHPPLSPLPPTPLGGDACAPPLPLPLSPSLYACITVSDTGEGITSDFLPYIFERFRQADSKFSHSRNGLGLGLAIVRQLVELHGGTVTAESKGKGQGATFTVLLPLATVEPQFNNAPTNFDEVSSNATQLLSGLQVLAVDDDDDTLELLSMILEEEGAQVTAVSSVNQALQVLETLKPDILISDIGMPDADGYDLIRQIRLNETLNGEMLPAIALTAYGRSEDEKWALTAGFQLYLAKPVEPMILVEAIANLTANGVKMGNG
- a CDS encoding DedA family protein, whose protein sequence is MSLEFISLENIQEVAHQYGYWAVFLGILLENLGIPLPGETVTLVGGFLAGSNELNYWLVLGDAIAGAVIGGICGYWIGRFGGWSFLLRAGSIFRISEKRLLNIKDKFSENAGKAVFFGRFFALLRIFASPLAGIAEMPFGKFFLYNLAGATTWASAMVTLAFFAGKIVPLEQLVAWASQFALAALLILVAVILIPLWLEARQAKELGSGE